A window from Ruminiclostridium josui JCM 17888 encodes these proteins:
- the nrdG gene encoding anaerobic ribonucleoside-triphosphate reductase activating protein has protein sequence MNKQIRISGIINESIVDGPGIRMVIFSQGCPHNCKGCHNPHTHSFDGGEFIEIEEIVEKIRKNPLLDGVTFSGGEPFEQADTFAVLAKEIKKLGLNVMVYSGYTFEQLIENSHARKGWMELLNNINILVDGPFIQEQRDLLLKFRGSANQRIIDVEKSLASGNIEFANI, from the coding sequence ATGAACAAGCAGATAAGAATATCAGGAATAATCAATGAATCTATTGTCGACGGTCCGGGAATACGAATGGTAATCTTTTCACAGGGCTGCCCACATAATTGTAAAGGCTGCCACAATCCTCACACCCATTCCTTTGATGGTGGTGAATTTATTGAGATTGAAGAAATAGTGGAGAAAATACGAAAAAATCCACTATTGGATGGAGTTACATTCAGCGGAGGAGAACCCTTTGAACAGGCAGATACTTTTGCAGTCCTTGCTAAGGAAATTAAAAAACTTGGACTCAATGTTATGGTTTATTCGGGGTACACATTTGAACAGTTGATTGAAAATTCACATGCCAGAAAAGGCTGGATGGAACTTCTTAATAATATTAATATACTGGTTGACGGGCCCTTTATACAGGAACAGAGGGATCTTCTTCTTAAATTCAGAGGTTCAGCAAACCAACGTATAATTGACGTTGAAAAAAGTTTGGCAAGTGGTAATATAGAGTTTGCGAATATATAA
- a CDS encoding anaerobic ribonucleoside triphosphate reductase, whose product MITKIRKRDGREVPFNIEKIANAIFKAASATGGKDYKTAMELAERVVDFIESSPERRVPSVEEIQDTVEKVLIETGHAKTAKEFILYRADRTRIREMNTRLMKVYEELTFKDAKDNDLKRENANIDSDTAMGTMLKYGSEGAKQFYEMYVLKPEHARAHNNADIHIHDLDFLTLTTTCCQIDIQKLFKGGFSTGHGYLREPNDISSYSALACIAIQSNQNDQHGGQSIPNFDYGMSLGVAKTFEKGYRQNLKKSLELLTGNDFSNEIKEAREEIYKEIGIKPALNRMEPYIKAEKKFLLKCISDEALIEKAQSFAVKKTEEETDRITYQAMEAFVHNLNTMHSRAGAQTPFSSINYGTDTSPEGRLVIKNLLLATEEGLGNGETPIFPIHIFKVKEGINYNESDPNYDLFKLACRVSAKRLFPNFSFIDAPYNLRFYKDGDPNTEIAYMGCRTRVIGNTYDPDREVIFGRGNLSFTTINLPRIALRSNKNLNIFFEELDKKIDLVIDQLYERYLIQSKKKVKNFPFLMGQGVWIDSEKLSWEDEVGEVLKHGTLTMGFIGLAECLKALIGKHHGESEQAQNLGLEIVGYMRKRMDEASEKYNMNFSLIATPAEGTSGRFIKYDKKLFGNIEGVTDREYYTNSFHVPVYYKINAIDKIKTEAPYHELTNGGHITYVEVDGDPLNNLEAFEKIIRAMKESGIGYGSINHPVDRDPVCGYTGIIGDTCPKCGREEDDRHFERIRRITGYLVGTLDRFNDAKKAEVRDRVKHM is encoded by the coding sequence ATGATAACCAAAATCAGAAAGCGTGACGGAAGAGAAGTACCATTTAACATTGAAAAAATTGCTAATGCTATTTTTAAGGCAGCTAGCGCTACCGGAGGTAAGGATTACAAGACGGCAATGGAATTGGCAGAAAGAGTTGTTGATTTCATTGAATCAAGTCCTGAAAGAAGAGTACCCAGTGTTGAAGAAATACAGGACACAGTAGAAAAGGTGTTAATTGAGACAGGCCATGCAAAAACGGCCAAGGAGTTCATTTTATACAGGGCAGACAGAACAAGAATACGTGAAATGAACACACGCTTGATGAAGGTTTATGAGGAACTCACCTTCAAAGATGCAAAGGATAATGACTTAAAACGTGAAAATGCAAACATAGACAGTGATACTGCTATGGGAACAATGCTTAAATATGGCTCTGAGGGTGCAAAACAATTCTATGAAATGTATGTACTTAAACCGGAGCATGCGAGAGCTCATAATAATGCAGATATACATATACACGACTTGGATTTTTTAACATTGACTACTACTTGCTGTCAGATAGATATTCAAAAGTTGTTTAAAGGTGGTTTTAGTACAGGACATGGATACCTGAGAGAACCAAATGATATCAGCAGTTATTCAGCTTTGGCTTGTATTGCAATCCAGTCAAATCAGAATGATCAGCATGGAGGTCAGAGCATTCCAAATTTTGATTATGGAATGTCATTGGGGGTTGCAAAGACTTTTGAAAAGGGATACAGGCAGAATTTGAAGAAATCATTGGAATTGCTAACAGGAAATGATTTTTCAAATGAGATTAAAGAAGCTCGTGAAGAAATATATAAAGAAATCGGAATAAAGCCGGCGCTAAATAGAATGGAGCCATATATTAAAGCAGAAAAGAAATTTCTATTGAAATGTATTTCGGACGAAGCCTTGATTGAGAAAGCTCAGAGTTTTGCAGTAAAAAAGACTGAAGAAGAAACTGACAGAATCACTTATCAGGCTATGGAAGCATTTGTTCATAACCTCAATACAATGCATAGCAGAGCAGGAGCACAAACACCTTTCAGTTCCATTAATTACGGAACAGATACTTCACCAGAAGGAAGGCTTGTGATTAAAAATCTGTTACTGGCTACAGAAGAAGGCCTTGGAAATGGTGAAACACCAATATTCCCCATACATATATTCAAGGTTAAAGAGGGAATAAACTATAATGAAAGTGACCCTAACTATGATCTTTTCAAGCTGGCATGCCGTGTCAGTGCAAAGAGATTATTCCCTAACTTTTCTTTTATAGATGCTCCATATAACCTAAGATTCTACAAGGATGGGGATCCTAATACTGAGATTGCTTACATGGGTTGCAGAACCAGAGTTATAGGAAATACATATGACCCTGACAGGGAAGTAATATTTGGCAGGGGAAATCTGAGTTTTACAACCATAAATTTACCGAGAATAGCCTTAAGAAGCAATAAGAACCTTAATATTTTCTTTGAAGAACTTGATAAGAAAATTGACTTGGTAATTGACCAGCTTTACGAAAGATATCTTATTCAGTCAAAGAAGAAAGTCAAAAACTTTCCTTTCCTTATGGGACAGGGAGTATGGATTGATTCTGAAAAGTTGAGTTGGGAAGATGAAGTTGGGGAAGTATTGAAGCATGGAACACTTACCATGGGCTTTATCGGTTTGGCAGAGTGTCTCAAGGCATTAATCGGGAAGCACCATGGAGAATCTGAACAAGCTCAAAATCTCGGTCTTGAAATCGTAGGCTATATGAGAAAGAGAATGGACGAAGCAAGTGAGAAATACAATATGAATTTTTCTCTTATTGCAACTCCGGCAGAGGGTACGTCAGGCAGATTTATAAAGTATGATAAGAAATTATTTGGTAATATAGAAGGTGTGACAGATAGAGAATATTATACAAACAGTTTTCATGTGCCTGTTTACTATAAGATAAATGCAATAGACAAGATAAAGACTGAAGCTCCTTACCATGAGTTAACTAATGGGGGACATATAACTTATGTTGAAGTTGACGGTGATCCCCTAAACAATTTGGAAGCCTTTGAAAAGATTATCAGAGCAATGAAGGAGTCAGGAATAGGATACGGCTCAATAAACCATCCTGTTGACAGAGACCCTGTATGCGGTTATACGGGAATAATAGGCGATACATGTCCTAAGTGCGGAAGAGAAGAAGACGATAGACATTTTGAAAGGATTAGGCGTATTACCGGGTATCTTGTTGGGACACTTGACAGGTTTAATGATGCTAAAAAAGCTGAGGTACGAGATAGAGTCAAACATATGTAA
- a CDS encoding YdbC family protein — protein sequence MAEIKFEITQNIGTLSESGKGWYKELNLVSWNDRAPKYDIRDWSPDHEKMGKGITLTKEELIELKKLLNSLEDI from the coding sequence ATGGCTGAAATAAAGTTTGAAATAACTCAAAACATTGGTACTTTATCTGAGTCGGGAAAAGGTTGGTATAAGGAATTGAATTTGGTAAGCTGGAATGATAGAGCCCCAAAGTATGATATTAGGGATTGGTCTCCAGATCATGAAAAGATGGGAAAGGGTATTACACTTACAAAAGAAGAATTAATAGAACTGAAGAAACTTTTAAACAGCTTGGAGGACATATAG
- a CDS encoding ROK family protein codes for MKYTIGIELGVKNIVAGILDKNGKLIRRDTVPTNKDREFSEIINDVCTLIRKITEDEDVEIKNVKYIGVGCPGITDNKNGIVIKNYSLNFTNANVRSEIQKHLNIPVFVENDANCVAIAEYLLGAAYGTESSLTIKVGVGIGGGIIIDGSIYNGFNFGGTEFGHMVIEHNGRPCSCGRKGCWEQYVSGTSLINQTKQLAAENPDSILGKMVMNNVAQITELTIFEAAKAGDEKAKKICSEFVEYFAEGLTNIVNILMPEVVILAGPISKLGNTIVNPLVELLKDRVYSKELNLPEFKMAEMGNAGILVGAALLGAFKDKKLDDWV; via the coding sequence ATGAAATATACTATTGGTATTGAATTGGGAGTCAAAAATATAGTTGCAGGTATACTTGATAAAAATGGTAAATTAATTCGCAGAGACACTGTACCCACAAATAAAGACAGAGAATTTTCAGAAATAATTAATGATGTTTGTACACTAATAAGAAAAATAACTGAAGATGAAGATGTTGAAATAAAAAATGTAAAATATATAGGAGTAGGATGTCCTGGGATAACAGATAACAAGAATGGTATCGTTATAAAAAACTACTCTCTTAATTTCACAAATGCAAATGTGAGAAGTGAAATTCAAAAGCACTTAAACATTCCTGTTTTTGTTGAAAATGATGCTAATTGTGTAGCAATAGCTGAATATCTCCTTGGTGCCGCATATGGTACCGAAAGTTCACTTACTATCAAAGTAGGAGTAGGCATCGGCGGAGGAATTATTATCGATGGTAGTATATATAATGGTTTTAACTTTGGTGGGACTGAGTTCGGACATATGGTTATAGAACATAATGGGAGACCGTGTAGCTGTGGCAGAAAAGGCTGTTGGGAGCAATATGTGTCTGGAACTTCTCTTATTAATCAAACAAAACAGCTTGCAGCAGAAAATCCGGATTCCATTTTAGGTAAAATGGTTATGAACAATGTTGCACAGATAACTGAATTGACTATATTTGAAGCTGCAAAGGCCGGTGATGAAAAGGCCAAAAAAATATGCTCAGAATTTGTTGAATATTTTGCTGAGGGATTAACAAACATTGTAAATATATTAATGCCTGAAGTTGTAATATTAGCAGGGCCCATAAGTAAACTAGGCAACACAATTGTAAACCCATTGGTTGAGCTTTTAAAAGATAGAGTATATTCCAAAGAGCTTAATCTTCCTGAATTTAAAATGGCTGAAATGGGTAATGCAGGTATTTTAGTAGGTGCTGCACTGTTAGGTGCTTTTAAAGATAAAAAACTTGATGACTGGGTATAA
- a CDS encoding APC family permease, translated as MFKKIRRILVGKPLKNEALQDQKMGVLWGLPILSSDAISSVAYAGQEVLMVLIPSVGMLAFRQLSYISIAIICLLMILMLSYRQVIDSYPNGGGAYVVAKENLGILAGVTAGAALSVDYVMTVAVSISSGVEQFTTAFKGFKPYSVIIAVAMVLLLMLGNLRGIRESSRVFGIPAYAFIMGIVVMIAAGFAKVAGGYVPPPAQDMPDVVKPLTLMLVLTAFSNGCAAVTGVEAVSNAVPNFKNPSTKYAKRVLLLLSMVILVLFGGSSVIANIYHVNPSHGNAMLVVIAGEIFHNTKFDFMFYYITATTFIILVLAANTAYSGFPMLISIMAKDGYAPKQLSMRGDRLSYDNGIILLSVLASVLMIAFKADVSKLIGLYAIGVFISFTLSQTGMFIKWKGSKEKGWKHKAVINGTGAVVSGIVVIIIAFTKFREGAWLVVILIPILISLIFKVKKHYEAVSKQLRLKPEEIANFDISKAVYTNRVIVPIESINRSSLRALRYAKTISDNITAFSVVISEEDAKKIKEKYNALNMDVPLVVKYSPFRKVVDPMLKFIDSAEYDYQSGDMITVILPQFSVKKWWHRFLHNNTRYYVEKELLKHKHIVVSVMPLQLRDDDFVLNSHKYD; from the coding sequence ATGTTTAAAAAAATAAGAAGGATTTTGGTCGGTAAACCGCTGAAAAATGAAGCACTACAAGATCAAAAAATGGGAGTTCTCTGGGGACTTCCAATATTATCCAGTGATGCTATTTCGTCGGTAGCCTATGCAGGTCAGGAAGTATTGATGGTTTTGATACCTTCTGTGGGTATGCTGGCATTCCGACAGTTGTCGTATATATCTATTGCAATTATTTGTCTTCTTATGATACTCATGTTGTCATACAGACAGGTTATAGACAGTTATCCAAATGGCGGTGGTGCCTATGTGGTTGCCAAGGAGAATCTGGGAATTCTTGCAGGTGTTACAGCCGGTGCTGCATTATCTGTTGACTATGTAATGACTGTAGCAGTGAGTATTTCTTCCGGAGTTGAACAATTTACAACTGCATTTAAGGGCTTTAAGCCTTATTCGGTTATCATAGCAGTTGCTATGGTACTTTTACTTATGTTAGGTAATTTAAGAGGAATAAGAGAGTCCTCTAGAGTTTTTGGTATTCCTGCCTATGCGTTTATTATGGGTATAGTAGTTATGATAGCTGCCGGTTTTGCAAAGGTAGCGGGAGGATATGTTCCTCCGCCGGCTCAAGATATGCCTGACGTTGTTAAACCTTTGACGCTAATGTTGGTACTGACTGCTTTTTCAAATGGTTGTGCGGCTGTTACAGGTGTTGAGGCTGTAAGTAATGCGGTACCAAACTTCAAGAATCCAAGTACAAAGTATGCTAAAAGAGTACTGCTTCTTTTGTCTATGGTCATTCTTGTTTTGTTTGGTGGAAGTTCTGTTATAGCAAATATATACCATGTAAATCCATCTCATGGCAATGCAATGCTTGTAGTGATAGCCGGTGAGATTTTCCACAATACCAAGTTTGATTTTATGTTTTATTATATAACTGCAACTACATTTATTATACTTGTTCTTGCAGCCAACACAGCTTATTCGGGGTTCCCGATGCTGATTTCAATTATGGCAAAAGACGGATACGCTCCAAAACAACTCAGTATGAGAGGTGACAGACTGAGTTATGACAACGGAATAATTCTATTATCTGTTCTTGCAAGTGTCTTAATGATTGCATTTAAGGCAGATGTTTCGAAGTTGATAGGTCTTTATGCAATAGGTGTGTTTATTTCCTTTACACTGTCTCAAACAGGTATGTTTATTAAGTGGAAGGGCAGCAAAGAAAAAGGCTGGAAGCACAAGGCTGTAATCAATGGAACAGGAGCAGTTGTATCAGGTATTGTTGTTATAATCATTGCCTTTACTAAGTTCAGAGAAGGCGCATGGTTAGTTGTTATACTTATACCAATTCTAATATCATTAATATTCAAGGTAAAAAAGCACTATGAAGCGGTTAGCAAACAGTTAAGGCTCAAACCAGAAGAGATTGCAAACTTTGATATTAGTAAAGCTGTGTACACAAACAGAGTTATTGTTCCAATAGAGAGTATAAACAGGTCAAGCCTGAGAGCTCTTCGGTATGCAAAAACCATATCGGACAACATAACTGCTTTTAGTGTGGTCATTAGTGAAGAAGATGCAAAAAAAATAAAAGAAAAATATAATGCCCTCAATATGGATGTTCCTTTAGTTGTTAAATATTCGCCTTTCAGAAAAGTTGTTGATCCAATGCTCAAATTCATTGATTCGGCTGAATATGACTATCAGAGCGGTGATATGATAACGGTTATACTTCCGCAGTTTTCAGTTAAGAAATGGTGGCATAGATTCCTTCACAACAATACCAGATATTATGTTGAAAAGGAACTTTTAAAGCATAAGCATATAGTTGTATCAGTTATGCCATTACAATTAAGGGATGATGATTTTGTTCTTAACAGTCATAAATATGATTGA
- a CDS encoding UPF0182 family protein, with translation MEEVYDYYKEREKRQKNGKGRKGKITALIVFALIIVSAIIGSSIYMELIQLKELNPNADYTTVYTKNLLYKTIFSIISFVVITLFVFFTNKVIGKNLKKYFTSNNLEQRKLINVPVALVVGILGAFITKEFFFNKALLFLNSANFGIKDPQFGQDIGYYMFQRPFYMSLFNFVSNLWLFLVFYTAIYYLVVLMAALNNNLSAKDLKDKTILRHNLINIAIYFVLKTISFKFQRESLLFTNFTNKNITGAGYVDTNIWIKYYTIAPIIVLVIVLLAGFFMWKGKLKKSAIVIAAFPALFILLTLVSTLIQNAIVGPNEIEFEDKYLKNNMTETRAAFGLDKIQPYDFSKIDELTPEIINNNRNTVDNIRVVDYAPTLNSNKQLQSNTNFYTFYNGDILNYTVNGKEIPVLISAREINSDYLKNQNFVNKTFKYTHGYGVVVNPINKLTAQGQVDFLISGLKMDTVDKVNLKVTEPRIYYGQLTNNYVIVNPKSAGKLSEIDYDGTTVSYFDEEGNKYEKIKMNLLNRLLFSIKYADTNLLVSSNISSDSKILLNRNVVERAQKGIPFLKVDNDPALNITADGKLVWVLDAYSISNNYPYSQYFYTQSEDTDLQELNGINYIRNSVKVTVDAYDGTVKYYVIDKEDPIIKAYQSVYPGLFAKDEFPADLASHLRYPETLFKLQTEVLKKYHLDPEKEENVSIFYTGQDEWNIAKYPDSKNESGTKDIDAYYNMVKLPGDIGKNEELILMRPFTPSGEKHNMVSWLAVRNDKANYGQMILFNFPKNTNILGPDQFEVNINQISEISKELTLWGQGGSRVFKGSLLVIPIENSILYVEPIYIQANSDSSIPQVKRVVVGYQQGADFKHGIGDDLNSAIDNLFGNKTTPANNNKPETNNQESQQDKVDSTPPTVDESQSIDRQKLDELQQKLDELMKQSQEINELLKSLKK, from the coding sequence ATGGAAGAAGTATACGATTATTACAAAGAGAGGGAAAAAAGGCAAAAGAACGGAAAGGGCCGTAAAGGAAAGATTACAGCTTTAATAGTTTTTGCGCTAATAATAGTTTCGGCAATAATAGGAAGCTCTATATACATGGAGCTGATTCAGCTCAAAGAGTTGAACCCAAATGCTGATTATACAACTGTTTATACAAAAAACCTCTTATACAAGACCATATTCTCTATAATCAGTTTTGTGGTTATCACTTTATTTGTATTTTTCACAAACAAAGTGATAGGTAAAAATCTTAAAAAGTACTTCACAAGTAATAACCTTGAGCAGAGAAAATTGATTAATGTTCCTGTTGCATTGGTAGTAGGTATATTAGGGGCATTTATCACTAAGGAATTCTTTTTTAACAAAGCACTCCTTTTTTTGAATTCTGCAAACTTTGGTATAAAAGATCCTCAATTCGGACAGGACATAGGTTATTATATGTTTCAAAGGCCTTTTTATATGTCTCTGTTTAATTTTGTATCTAATTTGTGGCTTTTCCTTGTATTTTACACAGCCATATATTATTTGGTTGTTCTAATGGCGGCTTTAAACAACAATTTATCTGCTAAAGACCTCAAGGATAAAACTATTTTAAGGCATAATCTCATAAATATTGCAATATATTTTGTACTTAAGACTATTTCTTTCAAATTTCAAAGGGAATCACTGTTATTTACGAATTTTACCAATAAAAATATAACAGGCGCAGGCTATGTTGATACAAATATATGGATTAAGTACTATACAATAGCTCCTATAATTGTTCTTGTAATTGTTTTATTAGCAGGTTTCTTTATGTGGAAGGGTAAGTTAAAAAAGTCAGCTATTGTAATTGCGGCTTTTCCGGCATTATTTATTTTACTTACTTTAGTTTCAACATTAATTCAAAATGCTATTGTAGGACCAAATGAAATTGAATTTGAAGACAAATATTTAAAAAATAATATGACGGAAACAAGGGCGGCTTTTGGACTGGATAAAATTCAACCTTATGATTTCAGCAAAATAGATGAACTGACTCCAGAAATAATTAACAATAACAGAAACACTGTTGACAATATACGTGTAGTTGACTATGCACCTACATTGAACAGTAACAAACAGCTTCAAAGTAATACGAACTTTTATACATTCTATAACGGAGATATCTTAAACTACACTGTAAATGGCAAAGAAATACCAGTACTGATTTCCGCCAGAGAAATAAACTCTGATTACTTAAAGAACCAGAACTTTGTAAATAAAACCTTCAAATATACACATGGTTATGGTGTTGTTGTAAATCCTATAAATAAGTTGACTGCACAGGGACAGGTAGATTTTTTGATAAGCGGACTAAAAATGGATACTGTAGACAAGGTAAACCTGAAAGTTACCGAGCCCAGAATATACTACGGACAGTTAACAAATAACTACGTAATTGTAAACCCCAAGAGTGCAGGAAAGCTTTCAGAAATAGACTATGATGGAACTACAGTAAGCTATTTTGATGAAGAGGGAAACAAATACGAAAAAATAAAAATGAACCTCTTAAACAGGCTACTTTTTTCAATTAAATATGCCGATACCAACCTTCTGGTATCCAGTAATATTTCTTCTGATTCAAAGATTCTGCTAAATAGAAATGTTGTGGAGAGAGCCCAGAAAGGAATTCCATTTTTAAAAGTGGATAACGATCCTGCATTGAATATAACTGCAGATGGAAAGCTTGTATGGGTTCTGGATGCGTATAGCATATCCAACAACTATCCATATTCACAATATTTTTATACTCAATCAGAAGATACTGACTTGCAAGAACTTAACGGTATTAATTATATAAGGAATTCGGTTAAAGTAACCGTTGATGCTTATGACGGTACTGTAAAGTATTATGTTATAGACAAGGAAGACCCTATAATAAAAGCTTATCAAAGTGTATATCCGGGACTATTTGCAAAGGATGAATTTCCTGCAGACCTTGCATCACATTTAAGGTATCCTGAAACCCTTTTCAAGCTTCAAACCGAGGTACTTAAGAAATACCACCTAGACCCTGAAAAGGAAGAAAATGTATCAATCTTCTATACAGGGCAGGATGAATGGAATATTGCAAAATATCCTGATTCAAAAAATGAAAGCGGGACAAAGGATATTGATGCGTACTACAATATGGTTAAACTCCCTGGAGATATTGGCAAAAATGAAGAACTCATTCTTATGAGGCCTTTCACACCTTCAGGAGAGAAGCATAACATGGTATCATGGCTGGCAGTTCGAAATGATAAGGCTAACTACGGCCAAATGATTCTGTTTAACTTCCCTAAAAATACTAACATTCTTGGGCCAGACCAATTTGAAGTAAATATTAACCAGATTAGTGAAATATCCAAGGAGCTGACACTGTGGGGACAGGGAGGCTCAAGAGTATTCAAAGGAAGTCTGCTTGTAATACCTATAGAAAACAGTATTTTGTATGTTGAACCGATATATATACAGGCCAACAGTGATTCTTCAATACCGCAGGTAAAAAGGGTGGTAGTGGGATACCAACAGGGAGCAGATTTCAAACATGGTATAGGAGACGACCTCAATAGTGCTATAGACAATCTGTTTGGAAATAAAACAACCCCAGCGAATAATAATAAACCTGAAACTAATAATCAAGAAAGTCAGCAGGATAAGGTGGATTCAACACCTCCTACAGTGGATGAATCACAAAGTATAGACAGACAAAAACTGGATGAATTACAACAAAAATTAGATGAACTTATGAAACAATCTCAGGAGATTAATGAACTTTTAAAAAGCCTGAAAAAGTAA
- the ftsY gene encoding signal recognition particle-docking protein FtsY has product MGFFDKLKEGLQKTRKSITEKIDQVLVSFGKVDEELFDELEEILITSDIGIETTMRIIDDLKEKVKERKIIDPREVKGLLKETLKEILEKGGNEMKLDTKPSVIIVIGVNGVGKTTSIGKIANLYKNQGKKVLLAAGDTFRAAAIDQLEVWAQRVGTDIIMHKEGSDPAAVIFDAAQAAKSRNADILICDTAGRLHTKKNLMEELKKVSRVLDRELPGADRETLLVLDATTGQNAISQAKTFSETSDITGIVLTKLDGTAKGGIVVAIKSELDIPVKLIGVGEQLDDLQKFDAGEFVEALFS; this is encoded by the coding sequence ATGGGATTTTTTGACAAACTTAAAGAAGGACTGCAAAAAACACGCAAAAGTATAACTGAGAAAATAGACCAGGTACTTGTATCTTTTGGAAAAGTCGATGAAGAACTTTTTGATGAACTTGAGGAGATATTAATTACTTCTGACATTGGAATAGAAACAACAATGCGGATTATAGATGATTTAAAAGAAAAAGTTAAAGAAAGAAAGATAATTGACCCTAGGGAGGTAAAGGGTTTACTTAAGGAGACTCTTAAAGAGATACTTGAAAAAGGCGGTAATGAAATGAAGCTGGATACCAAGCCGTCTGTAATTATAGTAATAGGTGTAAACGGAGTTGGTAAAACAACCTCTATAGGAAAAATTGCAAATCTTTATAAAAATCAAGGCAAAAAAGTACTTTTGGCAGCTGGAGATACCTTCAGAGCTGCAGCCATTGACCAACTAGAGGTCTGGGCACAAAGAGTGGGTACTGATATAATAATGCACAAGGAGGGTTCAGACCCGGCAGCTGTTATATTTGATGCTGCTCAGGCTGCAAAATCAAGAAATGCAGACATTTTAATATGTGATACTGCAGGAAGACTTCATACCAAAAAGAATCTTATGGAAGAGCTAAAAAAGGTTTCAAGAGTACTTGACAGGGAACTTCCGGGAGCAGACAGGGAAACGCTTCTTGTACTTGATGCAACTACAGGACAGAATGCCATATCACAGGCTAAAACTTTCAGCGAAACCTCTGATATTACAGGTATAGTTTTAACTAAATTGGATGGAACTGCTAAAGGAGGAATAGTTGTAGCCATAAAATCTGAGCTTGATATACCTGTAAAGCTAATCGGTGTAGGAGAACAGCTTGATGACTTACAAAAATTTGATGCAGGGGAATTTGTAGAAGCCTTGTTTTCATAG